From the Quercus lobata isolate SW786 chromosome 6, ValleyOak3.0 Primary Assembly, whole genome shotgun sequence genome, one window contains:
- the LOC115950817 gene encoding serine acetyltransferase 2-like — MACLSDESWVSLPKMLSERLTLRGGDQNEEEELKKTSFVESKRTQYRIEKVFPVYALGISKPESDSIVNSGDLIADPIWDAVKEEAKLEAEKEPILSSFLYASIMSHDCLEQALGFVLANRLQNPTLLATQLMDIFFDVILHDTGIQHSIRLDMQAFKDRDPACLSYCSVLLYLKGYHSLQVHRVAHALWSQGRKVLALALQSRISEVFGVDIHPAAKIGEGILLDHGTGVVIGETAVVGNRVSLMHGVTLGGTGKEVGDRHPKVSDGALIGASATILGNIKIGKGAMVAAGSLVLKDVPPHSMVAGIPAKVIGYVDEQDPSLTMKHDATKDFFEHVADNFKDGRSTGGQESGSGKK, encoded by the exons atGGCTTGTCTGAGCGATGAGAGCTGGGTTTCTCTTCCTAAAATGCTCTCAGAGCGGTTAACTCTTAGAGGTGGTGATCAAAATGAAGAGGAGGAGCTGAAAAAGACGAGCTTTGTTGAATCTAAGAGGACCCAATACCGAATAGAGAAAGTTTTTCCGGTTTATGCATTGGGGATATCCAAGCCTGAGTCTGACTCGATTGTTAATTCGGGTGACCTGATTGCTGACCCAATTTGGGACGCTGTGAAAGAAGAGGCTAAGTTGGAG GCAGAGAAGGAGCCGATTTTGAGTAGCTTCTTATATGCCAGTATAATGTCACATGATTGCTTAGAGCAAGCCTTGGGGTTTGTTCTTGCCAATAGACTGCAGAACCCTACACTGTTGGCAACTCAACTGATGGATATATTTTTTGATGTGATATTGCATGACACAGGTATTCAACATTCAATCCGCCTAGATATGCAG GCATTTAAAGATCGGGATCCTGCTTGTTTGTCATATTGCTCAGTTCTGTTGTATCTTAAG GGATATCATTCTCTGCAAGTGCATCGAGTAGCACATGCATTGTGGAGCCAAGGACGAAAAGTATTGGCGTTGGCACTGCAAAGCCGAATCAGTGAG gtttttggAGTTGACATACATCCGG CTGCAAAAATTGGAGAGGGAATATTATTGGATCATGGTACAGGTGTGGTTATTGGTGAAACTGCTGTTGTGGGAAATAGAGTTTCATTGATGCAT GGTGTAACTTTAGGAGGAACAGGGAAAGAAGTTGGTGATCGTCATCCAAAAGTAAGTGATGGTGCACTAATTGGTGCCAGTGCAACTATACTTGGGAACATAAAAATAGGTAAAGGTGCAATGGTAGCTGCTGGTTCCCTTGTGTTAAAAGATGTCCCTCCACACAG CATGGTGGCAGGAATTCCGGCCAAAGTGATTGGATATGTAGATGAACAAGATCCGTCATTGACAATGAAGCATG ATGCTACCAAAGATTTTTTCGAACATGTTGCTGATAATTTTAAGGATGGAAGATCAACTG GAGGGCAGGAGTCAGGATCGGGAAAGAAATGA